One window of Pseudomonas urmiensis genomic DNA carries:
- a CDS encoding di-heme oxidoreductase family protein, translated as MSLLRLSPLLLATVLAACDDAPRFTQAEPGEALSGGKATVLRSDRNAFSLPSANLSPERRLDFAVGNSFFRNPWVIAPATTTARDGLGPLFNTNACQNCHVRDGRGHPPEPGASNAVSMLVRLSIPDQPAYAQEIQRLGVVPEPTYGTQLQDMAIPGVTPEGKVRVTYSSETVRFADGYSVELRRPQLQISQLGYGPMHADTRFSARVAPPMIGLGLLEAIPEAAILANADPDDRNGDGIRGRANQVWDDAQGKTVLGRFGWKAGQPNVNQQNVHAFAGDMGLTTTLLPHDDCTPAQLDCLAAPNGDGADGEKEVSDNILRLVTFYTRNLGVPARRDVAAPQVLAGKNLFFQAGCQSCHTPQFTTAADAAEPELANQLIRPYSDLLLHDMGPGLADHRSEFAAGGQDWRTPPLWGVGLTEAVSGHSQLLHDGRARNLLEAVLWHGGEAQAARDQVLTFNAEQRAALLAFLNSL; from the coding sequence ATGTCCTTGCTCCGCCTAAGCCCCCTGCTACTGGCTACTGTCCTGGCCGCCTGTGACGACGCCCCGCGTTTCACCCAGGCCGAGCCCGGCGAGGCCCTGTCTGGCGGCAAGGCGACGGTCCTGCGCAGCGACCGCAATGCCTTTTCCCTGCCTTCGGCCAACCTCTCGCCGGAGCGTCGGCTGGACTTTGCCGTTGGCAACAGTTTTTTCCGTAACCCCTGGGTGATCGCCCCCGCCACCACCACCGCGCGTGATGGCCTCGGCCCGCTGTTCAATACCAACGCCTGCCAGAACTGCCATGTGCGTGACGGACGCGGACATCCTCCCGAGCCGGGTGCCAGCAATGCGGTGTCGATGCTGGTGCGTTTGTCGATTCCTGACCAACCTGCCTACGCCCAGGAAATCCAGCGCCTGGGCGTGGTACCGGAACCTACCTACGGCACCCAACTGCAAGACATGGCCATCCCCGGCGTGACCCCGGAAGGCAAGGTGCGCGTGACCTACAGCAGCGAGACGGTCCGCTTCGCCGATGGCTACAGCGTCGAGCTACGCCGGCCGCAGCTGCAAATCAGCCAACTCGGCTATGGGCCGATGCATGCCGATACCCGCTTCTCCGCCCGCGTAGCACCGCCGATGATCGGCCTGGGCCTGCTCGAAGCCATTCCAGAGGCGGCGATCCTGGCTAACGCCGACCCGGACGATCGCAATGGCGACGGCATTCGCGGGCGGGCCAATCAAGTCTGGGATGATGCCCAAGGCAAGACCGTGCTCGGCCGATTCGGCTGGAAGGCCGGCCAGCCCAACGTCAACCAGCAGAACGTCCACGCCTTTGCCGGTGACATGGGCCTGACCACTACCTTGCTGCCGCACGATGACTGCACACCCGCCCAACTCGACTGCCTGGCCGCGCCCAACGGCGATGGCGCCGACGGTGAGAAGGAAGTCAGCGACAACATCCTGCGCCTGGTCACCTTCTATACCCGCAACCTCGGCGTGCCAGCGCGGCGCGACGTGGCTGCGCCGCAGGTGCTGGCCGGCAAGAACCTGTTCTTCCAGGCGGGCTGCCAAAGCTGCCACACACCGCAGTTCACCACCGCCGCCGATGCCGCCGAGCCTGAACTGGCCAACCAGCTCATCCGCCCCTACAGCGACCTGTTGCTGCACGACATGGGCCCGGGGCTGGCCGACCACCGCAGCGAATTTGCCGCTGGCGGCCAAGACTGGCGCACCCCACCGCTGTGGGGCGTTGGCCTGACCGAAGCGGTCAGCGGCCACAGCCAATTGCTGCACGATGGCCGCGCCCGCAACCTGCTCGAAGCGGTGCTCTGGCACGGCGGCGAAGCGCAGGCGGCGCGCGACCAGGTTCTGACCTTCAATGCCGAGCAGCGCGCCGCGCTGCTGGCGTTCCTGAACTCACTTTAA
- a CDS encoding imelysin family protein, whose amino-acid sequence MFRPKLLFTSLAALALGACSPQDPQAVTSAAIAKQVILPTYSRWVEADRQLAASALAYCEGKTSLDAARADFLNAQKAWAELQPLLVGPLAEGNRPWQVQFWPDKKNLVGRQVEQLVNADKPIDAQSLGKASVVVRGLSAYEYILFDSKPDVATPEQKARYCPLLVAIGDHQKALAEEILKGWNSTDGMLSQMTKFPNQRYADSHEAIADLLRAQVTALDTLKKKLGAPMGRQSKGIAQPLQAEAWRSHSSLKSLEASLKAAQAVWVGVDNQGLRGLLGKDQSALAQKIDDAYASSVKLLADNHKTLGELLADDAGKQTLNQIYDSLNVVHRLHEGELAKALNIQLGFNANDGD is encoded by the coding sequence ATGTTCCGACCCAAACTGTTGTTCACCAGCCTCGCCGCACTCGCCCTGGGTGCTTGCTCGCCGCAAGACCCACAAGCGGTGACCTCCGCCGCCATCGCCAAGCAGGTGATCCTGCCGACCTACAGCCGCTGGGTCGAAGCCGACCGCCAGTTGGCCGCCAGTGCCCTGGCCTACTGCGAAGGCAAAACCTCGCTGGACGCCGCCCGCGCCGACTTCCTCAACGCGCAGAAAGCCTGGGCCGAGCTGCAACCGCTGCTGGTCGGCCCACTGGCCGAGGGCAATCGCCCCTGGCAGGTGCAGTTCTGGCCCGACAAGAAAAACCTGGTCGGCCGTCAGGTCGAGCAGTTGGTCAACGCCGACAAGCCAATCGACGCCCAGAGCCTGGGCAAGGCCAGCGTAGTGGTACGCGGTCTGTCGGCCTACGAGTACATCCTCTTCGACAGCAAGCCAGACGTCGCCACGCCTGAGCAGAAGGCCCGGTACTGCCCGCTGCTGGTGGCCATTGGCGATCACCAGAAGGCCCTGGCCGAAGAGATCCTCAAGGGCTGGAACAGCACCGACGGCATGCTCTCGCAGATGACCAAGTTCCCTAACCAGCGCTACGCTGACTCGCACGAAGCGATCGCCGATCTGCTGCGCGCCCAGGTCACCGCCCTGGATACCCTGAAGAAGAAGCTCGGCGCACCCATGGGCCGCCAGAGCAAGGGCATCGCCCAGCCGCTGCAAGCCGAAGCCTGGCGTAGCCACTCTTCGCTGAAAAGCCTGGAAGCCAGCCTCAAAGCCGCCCAAGCGGTATGGGTCGGGGTCGACAATCAAGGCCTGCGCGGCCTGCTTGGCAAAGACCAGAGCGCCCTCGCGCAGAAGATCGACGACGCTTACGCAAGCTCGGTCAAACTGCTGGCCGACAACCACAAGACCCTGGGCGAGCTGCTGGCCGACGATGCCGGCAAACAGACGCTCAACCAGATCTACGACAGCCTCAACGTGGTGCACCGCCTGCATGAAGGCGAGCTGGCCAAGGCGTTGAACATCCAGCTGGGCTTCAATGCCAACGACGGTGACTGA
- a CDS encoding DUF1513 domain-containing protein: MLRRQALKLGSLLLSALTLGGWSLLRNKGSEPLLLSARDDADGKHYAVGYRLDGSHVFATEVGQRCHAIINHPELPIALFVARRPGTESYLVDLRDGRLLQTIRSQPNRHFYGHAVIHNSGEWLYTTENDTTDPGRGVLGVYRFEGERLVHAGEIPTHGIGPHELAWLPDGETLVVANGGIRTEAESRVEMNLNAMEPSLVLMQRDGTLLSKETLTQQMNSVRHLAIADDGTVVACQQFMGDADETAELLAIKRPGEPFRAFPVPERQLQAMAQYTASVAIHNDLRLVALTAPRANRLFIWDLDSAQVRLDAPMPDCAGVGAVKDGFVVTSGQGRCRFYDCRKQDLIGQPMELPSGFWDNHLHLA, translated from the coding sequence ATGCTGCGACGCCAGGCCCTCAAACTCGGTAGCCTCCTGCTCAGCGCCCTGACCCTGGGCGGTTGGAGCCTGTTGCGCAACAAAGGCAGCGAACCGCTGCTGCTGTCGGCGCGTGACGACGCCGACGGCAAGCACTACGCAGTGGGCTACCGGCTGGACGGCAGCCACGTGTTCGCCACCGAAGTGGGCCAGCGTTGCCACGCCATCATCAACCACCCCGAGCTACCGATCGCCCTGTTCGTCGCCCGCCGCCCAGGTACCGAAAGCTACCTGGTCGACCTGCGTGACGGGCGCCTGCTGCAAACCATCCGCTCGCAACCCAACCGCCACTTCTATGGCCACGCGGTGATCCATAACAGCGGCGAGTGGTTGTATACCACCGAGAACGACACCACCGACCCAGGACGTGGCGTGCTTGGCGTCTACCGCTTCGAAGGTGAACGGCTGGTGCATGCGGGCGAGATCCCCACTCACGGAATCGGTCCACATGAGCTGGCCTGGCTACCCGACGGCGAAACCCTGGTGGTGGCCAATGGCGGTATCCGCACCGAGGCCGAAAGCCGGGTAGAAATGAACCTCAATGCGATGGAGCCGAGCCTGGTCCTGATGCAGCGCGACGGCACCCTGCTGAGCAAGGAAACCCTTACCCAGCAGATGAACAGCGTGCGTCACCTGGCCATTGCCGACGATGGCACGGTGGTCGCCTGCCAGCAGTTCATGGGCGATGCCGATGAAACTGCCGAACTGCTTGCGATCAAGCGCCCGGGCGAGCCGTTCAGGGCATTCCCGGTGCCCGAGCGGCAGTTGCAGGCCATGGCCCAGTACACCGCCAGCGTGGCCATCCACAATGATTTACGCCTGGTGGCGCTGACTGCGCCGCGTGCCAACCGCTTGTTTATCTGGGATCTGGACAGTGCCCAGGTCAGGCTTGATGCACCGATGCCCGATTGCGCTGGGGTGGGGGCGGTAAAAGATGGTTTTGTCGTCACCTCCGGGCAGGGGCGCTGCCGCTTCTATGACTGTCGCAAGCAAGACTTGATCGGCCAGCCGATGGAACTGCCTTCGGGGTTCTGGGATAACCACCTGCATCTGGCTTGA
- a CDS encoding efflux RND transporter periplasmic adaptor subunit, which yields MLRRRMLIMLAVVLLIVLILGGIKAFSIYNQIQVFTAPKPPISVAAATAEQRPWQQRLPAVGSLKALQGVDLSLEVAGTVKSLHFDSGQQVKAGQLLLQLDSDAETALLGTAQADLGLAKVDFGRGSQLVGDQAISRGEFDRLTAQYRRNQAVVDQLKASLAKKSIKAPFSGTIGIRQVDVGDFLASGTVIATLQDVSSLYVDFNVPEQALPQLSLGQQVLVQVGAYPEQTFPASLSAINPKVEESTRNLLVRATLANPERKLLPGMFANLLILLPDPRPQVVVPESAITYTLYGNSVYVVSAKKDKGGQPETNAEGQPVLIAEQRTVQTGERRDGVVVISEGLKAGDQVVSAGQLKLTSGAPIRIAPDHALQRQNAPNAQRAD from the coding sequence ATGCTGCGCCGCCGCATGCTGATCATGTTGGCCGTCGTGCTGCTGATTGTATTGATCCTGGGGGGCATCAAGGCCTTCTCGATCTACAACCAGATCCAGGTATTCACCGCGCCCAAGCCACCGATCAGCGTGGCCGCCGCGACCGCCGAGCAGCGCCCGTGGCAACAGCGACTGCCCGCTGTCGGCAGTCTCAAGGCCTTGCAGGGCGTCGACCTGAGCCTGGAAGTGGCCGGCACGGTCAAGTCGCTGCACTTCGACTCCGGCCAACAGGTCAAGGCCGGACAATTGCTGCTGCAACTGGACAGCGACGCCGAAACCGCACTGCTGGGCACCGCCCAGGCTGACCTGGGGCTGGCCAAGGTGGACTTCGGCCGCGGCAGCCAACTGGTCGGCGACCAAGCCATCTCCCGCGGTGAGTTCGACCGTTTGACTGCGCAATATCGGCGCAACCAGGCCGTGGTCGACCAGCTCAAGGCATCGCTGGCGAAAAAGAGCATCAAGGCGCCGTTCAGCGGCACCATCGGCATTCGCCAGGTGGATGTCGGCGACTTCCTCGCCAGCGGCACGGTGATCGCCACCCTGCAAGATGTGTCCAGCCTCTACGTCGATTTCAACGTGCCCGAACAAGCCCTGCCGCAGCTGAGCCTCGGCCAACAGGTACTGGTACAGGTGGGCGCCTACCCCGAACAGACCTTCCCAGCCAGCCTCAGCGCGATCAACCCCAAGGTCGAGGAAAGCACGCGCAACCTGCTGGTGCGCGCCACCCTGGCCAACCCCGAGCGCAAGCTGCTGCCGGGGATGTTCGCCAATCTGCTGATCCTGCTGCCTGATCCACGCCCGCAAGTGGTGGTGCCGGAAAGCGCGATTACCTACACGCTGTATGGCAATTCGGTGTACGTCGTCAGCGCCAAAAAGGACAAGGGCGGCCAGCCCGAAACCAACGCAGAAGGCCAACCCGTGCTGATCGCCGAGCAGCGCACGGTACAAACCGGCGAACGCCGCGACGGCGTGGTGGTGATCAGCGAAGGGCTCAAGGCGGGCGATCAGGTGGTCAGCGCCGGGCAATTGAAGCTGACCTCGGGCGCGCCGATCCGGATTGCCCCCGACCACGCCCTGCAGCGGCAAAACGCACCCAACGCGCAGCGCGCGGACTGA